The following coding sequences lie in one Kribbella sp. NBC_00709 genomic window:
- a CDS encoding Rne/Rng family ribonuclease: MLDNEPTTEAADTAATAQPAATRRTAKKAPAAKKTTTTRKRTVKTAESAVPTQSDAQTADPAPAPAKKTAAKKAAAKKTTAKKAAAKAPAKKTTQRAAKKAADQEIFPQFVPDDAAESTDAAPAAKKTTRKRTTKKAAAEPALLTADSPVTDGPVADAETTAGTPDATASKRTSRRRTTKTAESGANADTSTSADSGATSRGRGGRSRGAVDANSGATADHAGSASGPAAASDAPAEETSTRRTRRRAAAPAAVLFQAPTGGPQQTAPQQPEPSAPAEVTSDATPEPGTDEQPSGNRRRRSRRNRDAEAREVEVAEESTDAQSQAVSAADDTTEPAPEDKPAGRTRRRSSSRSTEAAGAQSRAAEADAPATETADAEADVELDAAADGQAEDGEEGGEGTRRRRRRRGGRRRRKSGDGADDSADEQSDDEDEQDTQDAEQDADASDDADSDAADSDEDGSSSRRRRRRRRRKGEDSVASPDDPDETVVRVREPRSKTVNNEITAVEGSTRLEAKKQRRREGRAAGRRRAPIVTEAEFLARRESVERTMVIRSRDDLTQIAVSEDNVLVEHYVTTAEQTSLIGNVYLGRVQNVLPSMEAAFIDIGKGRNAVLYAGEVDWATLGGANGPRKIEQVLKSGQSVLVQVTKDPIGHKGARLTNQISLPGRYVVYVPRGGNGGISRKLPDTERNRLKTILKDIVPDEAGVIVRTAAEGASEEELTSDVSRLQAAWEDIDKKSKNGQAPQLLYGEPDLLIRVVRDLFTEDFAKLVISGDQAYEQVREYVAGVAPHLADRVEKWAGDNDVFANFRIDEQIKKALDRKVWLPSGGSLIIDRTEAMTVVDVNTGKFTGSGGNLEETVTKNNLEAAEEIVRQLRLRDIGGIIVIDFIDMVLESNRDLVLRRLVECLGRDRTKHQVAEVTSLGLVQMTRKRIGTGLLEAFSENCDHCGGRGLILHDEPKESRRRDSRNGQSSGQGNGQGNGQGNSQSNSNGQDHGKSAPAEEGGRKSSRRRRGKGRGEEEATEAETAQHTADAAQKLAQIAAATVKKDDEGTPEPTGYPVSAADEEHVSPEATGFPAESAAATTLITETPAGSEAGATEADAAPNGATKSTRRRRSSRSRSKTTTESEGADPSELVTTGS, from the coding sequence ATGCTCGACAACGAGCCGACCACCGAGGCAGCCGACACGGCTGCCACCGCCCAGCCCGCCGCCACCCGCAGGACCGCGAAGAAGGCGCCGGCCGCGAAGAAGACCACCACGACGCGCAAGCGCACGGTGAAGACCGCCGAGTCGGCGGTCCCGACCCAGTCCGACGCCCAGACCGCCGATCCGGCGCCGGCGCCGGCCAAGAAGACGGCAGCCAAGAAGGCCGCCGCGAAGAAGACCACGGCCAAGAAGGCCGCGGCGAAGGCTCCGGCCAAGAAGACCACCCAGCGCGCTGCCAAGAAGGCCGCGGACCAGGAGATCTTCCCGCAGTTCGTCCCCGACGATGCGGCCGAGTCCACCGACGCCGCCCCGGCGGCGAAGAAGACCACCCGCAAGCGGACCACCAAGAAGGCCGCTGCCGAGCCGGCCCTGCTGACCGCAGACTCCCCGGTCACCGACGGCCCGGTCGCCGACGCCGAAACCACCGCCGGCACGCCGGACGCCACCGCCTCCAAGCGCACGTCCCGTCGCCGTACCACCAAGACCGCCGAGTCCGGCGCGAACGCCGACACCAGCACCTCCGCCGACTCCGGCGCCACGTCCCGCGGGCGGGGCGGACGGAGCCGTGGCGCGGTTGACGCCAACTCCGGCGCGACCGCGGACCACGCCGGTTCAGCCTCCGGCCCGGCTGCAGCTTCCGATGCGCCCGCCGAGGAGACGAGCACCCGGCGTACCCGTCGGCGCGCGGCCGCCCCCGCGGCGGTCCTGTTCCAGGCACCGACCGGTGGCCCGCAGCAGACTGCACCTCAGCAGCCCGAGCCGAGCGCCCCGGCTGAGGTCACCTCGGACGCGACCCCGGAGCCGGGGACCGACGAGCAGCCGAGTGGCAACCGTCGTCGCCGGAGCCGGCGTAACCGCGACGCCGAGGCCCGTGAGGTCGAGGTGGCCGAGGAGAGCACGGACGCCCAGTCGCAGGCCGTGAGCGCCGCCGATGACACCACCGAGCCGGCGCCCGAAGACAAGCCCGCGGGCCGGACCAGGCGGAGGTCCTCAAGCAGGTCCACCGAAGCCGCCGGCGCCCAGAGCCGCGCCGCCGAGGCAGACGCCCCAGCCACCGAGACCGCTGACGCGGAGGCCGACGTCGAACTGGACGCCGCGGCCGACGGTCAGGCGGAGGACGGCGAGGAAGGTGGCGAGGGCACTCGCCGCCGCCGGCGTCGTCGTGGCGGCCGTCGCCGTCGCAAGTCTGGTGACGGTGCCGACGACAGCGCCGACGAGCAGTCCGACGACGAGGACGAGCAGGACACCCAGGACGCCGAGCAGGACGCCGACGCGTCCGACGACGCCGACAGCGACGCGGCCGACTCCGACGAGGACGGCAGTTCGTCCCGGCGCCGCCGCCGTCGCCGTCGCCGCAAGGGCGAGGACAGCGTCGCGTCCCCCGACGACCCGGACGAGACCGTCGTCCGCGTCCGGGAGCCGCGCAGCAAGACCGTGAACAACGAGATCACCGCGGTCGAGGGTTCGACCCGCCTGGAGGCGAAGAAGCAGCGCCGCCGCGAGGGTCGCGCCGCCGGCCGTCGCCGCGCGCCGATCGTGACCGAGGCCGAGTTCCTGGCCCGCCGCGAGTCGGTCGAGCGGACCATGGTGATCCGGTCCCGCGACGACCTGACCCAGATCGCGGTCTCCGAGGACAACGTCCTGGTCGAGCACTACGTGACCACCGCCGAGCAGACGTCGCTGATCGGCAACGTGTACCTCGGCCGCGTGCAGAACGTGCTGCCCAGCATGGAGGCCGCGTTCATCGACATCGGCAAGGGCCGCAACGCGGTGCTGTACGCCGGTGAGGTCGACTGGGCGACCCTTGGTGGCGCCAACGGTCCGCGCAAGATCGAGCAGGTGCTGAAGTCCGGTCAGTCGGTGCTGGTCCAGGTGACCAAGGATCCGATCGGCCACAAGGGCGCCCGCCTCACCAACCAGATCAGCCTGCCCGGCCGGTACGTCGTGTACGTCCCGCGCGGCGGCAACGGCGGCATCAGCCGCAAGCTGCCGGACACCGAGCGGAACCGGCTGAAGACGATCCTCAAGGACATCGTCCCCGACGAGGCCGGCGTGATCGTCCGGACCGCCGCCGAGGGTGCCTCGGAGGAGGAGCTGACCTCCGACGTCAGCCGCCTGCAGGCCGCCTGGGAGGACATCGACAAGAAGTCCAAGAACGGTCAGGCCCCGCAGCTGCTGTACGGCGAGCCGGACCTGCTGATCCGGGTCGTCCGCGACCTGTTCACCGAGGACTTCGCGAAACTGGTCATCTCCGGCGACCAGGCCTACGAACAGGTCCGTGAGTACGTCGCGGGCGTCGCGCCGCACCTGGCTGACCGGGTCGAGAAGTGGGCCGGCGACAACGACGTGTTCGCCAACTTCCGCATCGACGAGCAGATCAAGAAGGCGCTGGACCGCAAGGTGTGGCTGCCCTCGGGTGGCTCGCTGATCATCGACCGCACCGAGGCGATGACCGTCGTCGACGTGAACACCGGGAAGTTCACCGGCTCCGGGGGCAACCTCGAGGAGACGGTCACCAAGAACAACCTGGAGGCGGCCGAGGAGATCGTCCGGCAGCTCCGGCTCCGCGACATCGGCGGCATCATCGTCATCGACTTCATCGACATGGTGCTCGAGTCGAACCGCGACCTGGTACTGCGTCGCCTGGTCGAGTGCCTGGGCCGCGACCGGACCAAGCACCAGGTGGCCGAGGTCACCTCGCTCGGCCTGGTCCAGATGACCCGGAAGCGGATCGGCACCGGCTTGCTCGAGGCGTTCAGCGAGAACTGCGACCACTGCGGTGGCCGCGGCCTGATCCTGCACGACGAGCCGAAGGAGTCCCGCCGCCGCGACAGCCGCAACGGCCAGAGCAGCGGCCAGGGCAATGGTCAGGGCAATGGTCAGGGCAACAGCCAGAGCAACAGCAACGGTCAGGACCACGGCAAGTCCGCGCCGGCGGAGGAGGGCGGCCGGAAGAGCTCGCGCCGCCGCCGGGGCAAGGGCCGCGGCGAGGAGGAGGCCACCGAGGCCGAGACCGCGCAGCACACCGCCGACGCCGCCCAGAAGCTCGCGCAGATCGCCGCCGCCACGGTCAAGAAGGACGACGAAGGTACGCCGGAACCCACCGGCTACCCGGTGTCGGCTGCCGACGAGGAGCACGTGAGCCCGGAGGCGACCGGCTTCCCGGCCGAATCCGCCGCGGCGACGACCCTGATCACCGAGACGCCGGCCGGCTCCGAGGCCGGGGCCACCGAGGCCGACGCCGCCCCGAACGGCGCCACCAAGAGCACCCGGCGGCGGCGCAGCAGCCGCAGCCGGAGCAAGACCACTACCGAGAGTGAAGGCGCGGACCCGTCCGAGCTGGTCACGACCGGTAGCTGA
- the rplU gene encoding 50S ribosomal protein L21, with translation MYAIVRSGGTQQKVAVGDVIEIDSLTDKVGDTVSLPAVLVVDGDTVTTDSAALAKVAVSAEVLGRTKGPKITILKYKNKTGYRKRQGHRQHYTQVKVTAIDAKKK, from the coding sequence GTGTACGCGATCGTGCGCAGTGGCGGCACCCAGCAGAAGGTCGCCGTCGGCGATGTCATCGAGATCGACAGCCTGACGGACAAGGTGGGCGACACCGTGTCCCTGCCGGCAGTCCTGGTCGTCGATGGCGACACCGTGACGACCGACTCTGCGGCGCTGGCCAAGGTGGCCGTTTCGGCTGAGGTTCTCGGCCGCACCAAGGGCCCGAAGATCACCATCCTCAAGTACAAGAACAAGACCGGTTACCGCAAGCGCCAGGGGCACCGTCAGCACTACACCCAGGTCAAGGTCACCGCGATCGACGCGAAGAAGAAGTGA
- the rpmA gene encoding 50S ribosomal protein L27: MAHKKGAASTRNGRDSNAQRLGVKRYGGQLVNAGEIIVRQRGTHFHPGNLVGRGGDDTLFALAEGHVEFGTRRGRRVVNIVPAPAE; encoded by the coding sequence ATGGCACACAAAAAGGGAGCGGCCTCGACCCGCAACGGTCGCGACTCCAACGCGCAGCGCCTCGGCGTGAAGCGGTACGGCGGTCAGCTGGTCAACGCCGGCGAGATCATCGTCCGGCAGCGCGGCACGCACTTCCACCCGGGCAACCTGGTCGGCCGTGGCGGCGACGACACGCTGTTCGCGCTGGCCGAGGGCCACGTGGAGTTCGGCACGCGCCGCGGTCGCCGCGTCGTCAACATCGTCCCGGCCCCGGCGGAGTAA
- the obgE gene encoding GTPase ObgE yields MAIPSFVDRVTVNVAAGRGGNGCASVHREKFKPLGGPDGGNGGDGGSVILRVDPDVTTLVDYHRSSHRTATNGAQGKGDHQAGSNGGDVVLPVPDGTVISSPDGVVLADLVGPGAEFVAAQGGKGGLGNAALASSARKAPGFALLGEEGEERTLVLELKVVADIGLVGFPSAGKSSLVAAISRARPKIADYPFTTLIPNLGVVVAGDVTFTVADVPGLIEGASEGRGLGHDFLRHVERCAALVHVIDCATYEPGRDPLSDLDTIEAELEAHGGLEDRPRIVALNKIDVPDAREIADMVQAELEQRGLRVFPISTASHEGLEALKFAMAEIVVRRRAEQEKPDTTRIVIRPQVQGGPEFKVKKLPHDDGWLVQGAKPERWVRQTDFANAEATGYLADRLNRLGVEEELLKLGANAGDAVVIGDGPNAIVFDFAPDILAGAEILARRGEDHRLEEDRPAAQRRREKDTEYHTNKGVRTDYKQEWAEDEVDLSPAEAKRAAVKAEKLARKEARELEAAEESTDQDF; encoded by the coding sequence ATGGCAATCCCCAGCTTCGTCGACCGCGTGACGGTGAATGTCGCCGCGGGCCGCGGCGGAAACGGCTGCGCCTCGGTGCACCGGGAGAAGTTCAAGCCCCTCGGCGGCCCCGACGGCGGGAACGGCGGTGACGGCGGCAGTGTGATCCTGCGCGTCGACCCGGACGTCACCACCCTCGTCGACTACCACCGCTCCAGCCACCGCACCGCGACGAACGGTGCCCAGGGCAAGGGTGACCACCAGGCCGGCAGCAACGGCGGCGACGTCGTCCTGCCGGTCCCGGACGGCACGGTCATCAGTTCGCCGGACGGCGTCGTCCTCGCGGATCTCGTCGGACCGGGCGCGGAATTCGTCGCTGCCCAAGGCGGCAAGGGTGGTCTCGGCAACGCGGCGCTGGCGAGCAGTGCCCGCAAGGCTCCCGGGTTCGCGCTGCTCGGTGAGGAAGGCGAGGAGCGCACGCTCGTCCTCGAGCTGAAGGTCGTCGCGGACATCGGCCTGGTCGGTTTCCCGAGTGCGGGCAAGTCCTCGCTGGTGGCCGCGATCAGTCGCGCCCGCCCGAAGATCGCCGACTACCCGTTCACCACCCTGATCCCGAACCTCGGCGTCGTGGTCGCCGGTGACGTCACGTTCACCGTCGCCGACGTACCAGGTCTGATCGAGGGTGCGAGCGAAGGGCGTGGCCTCGGGCACGACTTCCTGCGGCATGTGGAGCGGTGTGCGGCCCTGGTGCACGTCATCGACTGCGCGACGTACGAGCCGGGCCGGGATCCGCTCAGCGACCTCGACACGATCGAGGCCGAGCTGGAGGCGCACGGTGGGCTCGAGGACCGGCCGCGAATCGTTGCCCTGAACAAGATCGACGTACCCGACGCGCGCGAGATCGCCGACATGGTGCAGGCCGAGCTGGAGCAGCGCGGGCTGCGGGTGTTCCCGATCTCGACCGCTTCGCACGAAGGCCTGGAGGCCTTGAAGTTCGCGATGGCCGAGATCGTCGTCCGCCGGCGCGCGGAGCAGGAGAAGCCCGACACCACGCGGATCGTGATCCGGCCGCAGGTGCAGGGCGGGCCCGAGTTCAAGGTGAAGAAGCTGCCGCACGACGACGGCTGGCTGGTGCAGGGCGCGAAGCCCGAGCGCTGGGTCCGGCAGACCGACTTCGCGAACGCGGAGGCGACCGGGTACCTGGCCGACCGGCTGAACCGGCTCGGCGTCGAGGAGGAGCTGCTCAAGCTTGGTGCGAACGCCGGCGACGCGGTCGTCATCGGCGACGGCCCGAACGCGATCGTGTTCGACTTCGCGCCCGACATCCTCGCCGGTGCGGAGATCCTGGCCCGGCGCGGTGAGGACCATCGCCTCGAGGAGGACCGCCCGGCGGCCCAGCGGCGGCGGGAGAAGGACACCGAGTACCACACCAACAAGGGTGTCCGGACCGACTACAAGCAGGAATGGGCCGAGGACGAGGTGGACCTGTCCCCGGCCGAGGCGAAACGAGCAGCGGTGAAGGCGGAGAAGCTGGCGCGCAAGGAAGCGCGCGAGCTCGAAGCGGCGGAAGAAAGCACAGATCAGGACTTCTGA
- the proB gene encoding glutamate 5-kinase, translating to MEARAEVLAATRIVVKVGSSSLTQRGKIDLERLRLLVDAISARRVEGAEVVLVSSGAIAAGLAPMGLRARPRDLATQQAAASVGQGLLMARYSDAFAAHGLRVGQVLLTVDDVTRRSHYRNAYRTFARLLELGVVPIVNENDTVATTEIRFGDNDRLAALTSHLVHADLLLLLSDVDGLYDGDPRKPGTSMVTEIRGAADLEPLAIGKSGSSGVGTGGMQTKVEAAAIATEAGIPVVLTSAARVGEALRGDPVGTLFHPTGRRRKTRLLWLAHATSGQGVLRLDEGAVRAVTQRRASLLPAGISAVEGNFSAGDPVDLVSPSGVVIARGLVNYDASELPDLLGRSTRDLARELGAAYEREVVHRDDLVLL from the coding sequence ATGGAAGCTCGCGCGGAGGTCCTTGCGGCCACGCGAATCGTCGTGAAGGTCGGCTCGTCATCGCTGACCCAGCGCGGCAAGATCGATCTCGAACGACTCCGGCTGCTCGTCGACGCCATCTCGGCGCGCCGGGTGGAGGGGGCCGAGGTCGTGCTCGTCTCCTCCGGTGCGATCGCCGCCGGGCTGGCGCCGATGGGGCTACGGGCTCGACCGCGTGACCTGGCCACGCAGCAGGCCGCTGCCTCGGTCGGGCAGGGCTTGTTGATGGCCCGCTACAGCGATGCGTTCGCGGCGCACGGGTTGCGGGTCGGGCAGGTGCTGCTGACCGTCGACGACGTGACGCGCCGCAGCCACTACCGCAACGCGTACCGAACGTTCGCGCGGCTGCTCGAGCTGGGCGTCGTACCGATCGTGAACGAGAACGACACCGTCGCGACCACCGAGATCCGCTTCGGCGACAACGACCGGCTGGCGGCTTTGACCAGCCATCTCGTCCATGCCGATCTGTTGCTGCTGCTCTCCGACGTCGACGGCTTGTACGACGGGGATCCGCGCAAACCCGGGACGTCGATGGTCACCGAGATCCGCGGCGCCGCCGACCTGGAGCCGCTCGCGATCGGCAAGTCGGGCTCGTCCGGTGTCGGCACCGGCGGCATGCAGACGAAGGTCGAGGCGGCCGCAATCGCCACCGAGGCAGGGATTCCGGTCGTCCTGACTTCGGCGGCGCGGGTTGGCGAGGCCCTTCGCGGCGACCCGGTCGGCACGCTCTTCCACCCGACCGGCCGACGCCGCAAGACCCGCCTGCTGTGGCTGGCGCACGCCACGTCCGGCCAAGGCGTACTGCGTTTGGACGAGGGAGCCGTCCGCGCCGTGACGCAACGGCGGGCGTCGCTTCTCCCGGCCGGGATCTCCGCTGTAGAAGGCAATTTCTCTGCTGGTGACCCCGTCGACCTGGTCTCGCCATCGGGCGTCGTCATTGCCCGCGGTCTGGTCAACTACGACGCCTCCGAGCTGCCCGACCTCCTGGGCCGATCGACCCGAGACCTGGCCCGCGAGCTGGGCGCGGCGTACGAGCGCGAGGTAGTCCACCGAGACGACCTGGTCCTATTGTGA
- a CDS encoding glutamate-5-semialdehyde dehydrogenase, giving the protein MSEIIELARQAREASYALADASRATKDAALHAMAAALREHTDAIVTANAKDVAAAREAGTPESTVDRLALNPARVDGMAAGLEQLAGLTDPVGEVVRGYTLPNGLELRQVRVPFGVVGIIYEARPNVTADAAGICLKSGNAVLLRGSSSAAASNDAIIAVLRDAAESTGLPADVIQGVPTDRAAVKELMQARGLVDVLIPRGGAGLIQTVVGESSVPVIETGVGNCHVYIDADADLELGLEILLNSKTQRPSVCNAAESLLVHAAVADEFLARALPALAQAGVTVHGDPSVVAAGKDIVAATEEDFGTEYNSLDLSAAVVDSLEAAVQHIRRYSSGHTEVIITRSQAAARRFTQAVDSAAVVVNASTRFTDGGEFGFGAEIGISTQKLHARGPMGLPEMTSTKYIVTGEGQIRI; this is encoded by the coding sequence ATGAGCGAGATCATCGAGCTGGCGCGGCAGGCGCGGGAGGCGTCGTACGCCTTGGCCGACGCGTCGCGGGCGACGAAGGACGCGGCGCTGCACGCCATGGCGGCGGCGTTGCGCGAGCACACCGACGCGATCGTCACGGCGAACGCGAAGGATGTGGCGGCGGCGCGTGAGGCCGGTACGCCGGAGTCCACGGTCGATCGTCTGGCGCTCAACCCGGCCCGTGTCGACGGGATGGCGGCCGGGCTCGAGCAGCTCGCCGGGCTGACCGACCCGGTGGGCGAGGTCGTCCGCGGGTACACGCTGCCCAACGGGCTCGAGCTCCGTCAGGTTCGCGTACCGTTCGGCGTGGTCGGCATCATCTACGAGGCCCGTCCGAATGTGACTGCCGACGCCGCGGGCATCTGCCTGAAGTCCGGCAACGCCGTACTGCTCCGCGGCTCGTCCTCCGCAGCCGCGTCCAACGACGCGATCATCGCCGTACTGCGGGACGCCGCCGAGTCGACCGGACTGCCAGCGGATGTGATCCAGGGCGTGCCGACGGATCGCGCCGCGGTCAAGGAACTGATGCAGGCTCGCGGGCTGGTCGACGTACTGATCCCGCGGGGAGGCGCCGGCCTGATCCAGACTGTCGTCGGCGAGTCGTCGGTGCCGGTGATCGAGACCGGTGTCGGCAACTGCCACGTGTACATCGACGCCGACGCGGATCTCGAGCTCGGCCTGGAGATCCTGCTGAACTCGAAGACGCAGCGGCCCAGCGTCTGCAACGCGGCCGAGTCGCTGCTGGTTCACGCCGCCGTCGCCGACGAGTTCCTGGCCCGCGCCCTGCCCGCCCTCGCGCAGGCCGGTGTCACTGTCCACGGCGACCCGTCGGTAGTTGCTGCTGGCAAGGATATTGTCGCGGCGACCGAGGAGGACTTCGGGACGGAGTACAACTCGCTCGATCTGTCCGCTGCCGTGGTGGATTCTCTGGAGGCGGCCGTCCAGCACATTCGCCGGTACAGCTCGGGGCACACCGAGGTGATCATCACCCGGTCGCAGGCGGCGGCTCGGCGTTTCACGCAGGCGGTGGACTCGGCTGCGGTTGTCGTCAACGCCAGCACTCGCTTCACCGACGGTGGTGAGTTCGGGTTCGGCGCCGAGATCGGCATCTCGACTCAGAAGCTTCATGCGCGCGGGCCGATGGGGCTGCCCGAGATGACCTCCACGAAGTACATCGTCACCGGCGAAGGCCAGATCCGGATCTGA
- a CDS encoding 4'-phosphopantetheinyl transferase family protein, translated as MTAGAGSGAGTPVEVWWARIGQARAEFAADLDAVEQARFAAYVRDEDKDRFLLGVTLTRRVLGRRLSLPAAKVSLDRTCEECGKPHGKVRVAAGVELSVTHSGDLVGVAFGDRPLGLDVEKVDPQLDVDAVARIALSAEEVQELQRYGGIAKARAFTAYWTRKEAVVKATGAGLRGDLRAAVPAGIHVQELAVGADHRAALAVVTAEPPVVQVEDATQLLS; from the coding sequence ATGACCGCTGGGGCCGGCTCGGGTGCGGGGACGCCGGTTGAGGTCTGGTGGGCTCGGATCGGTCAGGCGCGCGCGGAGTTTGCTGCAGATCTGGACGCGGTCGAGCAGGCGCGGTTCGCGGCGTACGTGCGGGACGAGGACAAGGATCGGTTCCTGCTGGGGGTGACGCTCACGCGCAGAGTGCTGGGACGGCGGCTTTCGTTGCCGGCGGCAAAGGTTTCGCTGGATCGGACCTGCGAGGAGTGCGGCAAGCCGCATGGGAAGGTGCGGGTCGCCGCAGGGGTTGAGTTGTCGGTGACGCACTCCGGCGATCTGGTCGGGGTCGCGTTCGGCGATCGGCCTCTAGGCCTCGATGTGGAGAAGGTTGACCCGCAGTTGGACGTCGATGCGGTCGCCCGGATCGCATTGTCGGCTGAAGAAGTGCAGGAGCTGCAAAGGTACGGCGGGATCGCGAAGGCGCGGGCGTTCACGGCGTACTGGACGCGGAAGGAAGCCGTTGTGAAGGCGACGGGTGCGGGGTTGCGGGGCGATTTACGTGCGGCTGTTCCGGCCGGGATTCACGTGCAGGAGCTGGCGGTGGGCGCGGATCATCGGGCCGCCCTGGCCGTGGTGACCGCCGAGCCGCCCGTCGTACAGGTGGAGGACGCGACCCAGCTCCTGAGCTGA
- a CDS encoding PadR family transcriptional regulator, with amino-acid sequence MTFRRSPLALAILGLLENGPMHPYGIQRLIKQWGKDQVVNVGQRTSLYRMIVRLEEAGLLTAGATERDERYPERTVYHLTDDGRKICREWLAEILTTPRNEFPEFPAALSFVMLLTPETAGDLLGQRRELLTKRIAELQLELRSTVDGQPIPRFALLETEYQVAVAVAEAKWIDGVLHDLSRGTLTWTPGPV; translated from the coding sequence ATGACGTTTCGACGCTCACCGCTCGCACTCGCGATCCTCGGCCTCCTGGAGAACGGGCCGATGCATCCGTACGGGATCCAGCGGCTGATCAAGCAATGGGGCAAGGACCAGGTCGTCAACGTCGGGCAGCGGACCAGCCTGTACCGGATGATCGTGCGCTTGGAGGAAGCCGGGCTGCTGACGGCCGGGGCGACCGAGCGGGACGAGCGGTATCCGGAGCGCACGGTCTACCACCTGACCGACGACGGCCGGAAGATCTGCCGGGAGTGGCTGGCGGAGATCCTGACGACCCCGCGGAACGAGTTCCCGGAGTTCCCGGCGGCGTTGTCGTTCGTGATGCTGCTGACGCCGGAGACCGCCGGCGATCTGCTGGGGCAGCGGCGAGAGCTGCTGACGAAGCGGATCGCCGAGCTCCAGCTGGAGTTGCGGTCGACAGTGGACGGTCAGCCGATTCCACGGTTCGCGTTGCTCGAGACGGAGTACCAGGTCGCGGTGGCGGTCGCCGAGGCGAAGTGGATCGACGGCGTCCTGCATGACCTGAGCAGAGGCACCCTCACCTGGACACCAGGCCCGGTATGA
- a CDS encoding alpha/beta fold hydrolase, producing the protein MKTAELTQGTVTSRDGTEIGYYKTGQGPAVVLLHGSMESARSHTLFAEALTDEFTVYLPDRRGRGLSGPHRPDHSVRTEVEDLEAVLTAAGADRAFGVSAGGAVVLEAARILPALKQIALYEPAIVADGAPQREWLARFDQEIARGDIAAGMVTSMFGLELAPPFLKIMPRGLLRWTTEKMMAKEERQAPAGAITMRQLAPTIHAEGVIIAELAGTFDNFRAVNADVLLLGGSKGLPALKPGRATLEQVLPHCRRIEFDGFEHGSSSDPGSLNPSGSADAVRRVAAEVKAFFTQS; encoded by the coding sequence ATGAAGACAGCAGAACTGACCCAAGGCACCGTGACGTCCCGCGACGGCACCGAGATCGGCTACTACAAGACCGGCCAGGGCCCGGCCGTCGTCCTGCTGCACGGCAGCATGGAGTCGGCCCGCAGCCACACCCTCTTCGCCGAGGCGCTGACCGACGAGTTCACCGTCTACCTCCCGGACCGCCGCGGCCGCGGCCTGTCGGGACCGCACCGCCCCGACCACTCGGTCCGCACCGAGGTCGAGGACCTGGAAGCAGTCCTGACCGCGGCCGGCGCCGACCGGGCGTTCGGCGTCAGCGCCGGGGGAGCGGTCGTCCTCGAAGCAGCCCGCATCCTCCCCGCGTTGAAGCAGATCGCGCTCTACGAGCCGGCGATCGTCGCCGACGGCGCCCCGCAGCGCGAGTGGCTCGCCCGCTTCGACCAGGAGATCGCCCGTGGCGACATCGCTGCCGGGATGGTGACGAGCATGTTCGGCCTGGAGCTGGCGCCGCCGTTCCTCAAGATCATGCCGCGCGGCCTGCTCCGCTGGACGACCGAGAAGATGATGGCGAAGGAAGAGCGTCAGGCTCCCGCGGGCGCGATCACCATGCGTCAGCTCGCTCCGACGATCCACGCCGAAGGCGTCATCATCGCGGAGCTCGCAGGTACGTTCGACAACTTCCGCGCCGTCAACGCCGACGTGCTGCTGCTCGGCGGCAGCAAGGGCCTGCCCGCTCTCAAGCCCGGCCGCGCCACCCTGGAGCAGGTGCTGCCGCACTGCCGGCGGATCGAGTTCGACGGCTTCGAGCACGGTTCGTCATCGGACCCCGGCAGCCTCAACCCGAGCGGCAGCGCCGACGCAGTACGACGGGTCGCCGCCGAGGTGAAGGCGTTCTTCACGCAGTCGTGA